One segment of Natranaeroarchaeum aerophilus DNA contains the following:
- a CDS encoding PAS domain-containing sensor histidine kinase: MTGDSPSPDALARALADADGVPYRRRTDGGHRLESGGGQIGALLGLSTAPERWLDHVHPADQEDVRAAVGRAGGEPTTVTYRIRTDGGWTRWVRDRFARHDDDQIEGVCFEVTQEIAHRESLERDAELLDDIFEHVPIHVYIKDEEARHQYVSDHIDFPEEVIGKRDIDIGFTEPESGRRAYEDDMRVIETDETILDQEEHYPAVGEWDLTSKVPIYDEDGETMGLLGATRRITERKQAKAELERKTERLEQFVDIVSHDIRNPLSVARGYAELIEEPDAETEYVEQVRQSIERANAILDDVLALSRQGAADLDPEVLQLSTAAETAWSHVETAEATLSLPDEDLEFRGDRSQLARALENLFKNAVEHGSTSPDSQAQQDAVEHGSTSPDSKTRQDAVEHGGETVTITVERIEDGFAVEDDGPGIPAEERERVFEQQYTTAETGTGFGLAIVEQVIDAHGWEIDLSASASGGARFEITGVDVVGSRDD; the protein is encoded by the coding sequence ATGACCGGAGATTCCCCGTCACCGGACGCGCTCGCTCGCGCCCTTGCCGACGCCGACGGCGTCCCGTATCGTCGCCGAACGGACGGTGGGCACCGCCTCGAATCGGGTGGGGGACAGATCGGCGCGCTGCTTGGCCTGTCGACGGCTCCGGAGCGCTGGCTGGATCACGTCCACCCGGCCGATCAGGAGGACGTGCGGGCGGCGGTCGGGAGAGCAGGCGGGGAGCCGACCACCGTGACCTATCGCATCCGAACCGACGGCGGCTGGACGCGCTGGGTTCGGGACCGCTTCGCGCGACATGACGACGACCAGATCGAGGGTGTTTGCTTCGAGGTCACCCAGGAGATCGCGCACCGCGAGTCCCTCGAACGGGACGCCGAGCTGCTCGACGACATCTTCGAACACGTGCCGATCCACGTCTACATCAAAGACGAGGAGGCCCGCCACCAGTACGTAAGCGACCACATCGACTTTCCGGAGGAAGTGATCGGCAAGCGCGATATCGACATCGGCTTCACTGAACCCGAATCAGGACGGCGCGCCTACGAGGACGACATGCGAGTGATCGAGACCGACGAGACGATCCTCGATCAGGAGGAACACTACCCGGCGGTTGGCGAGTGGGATCTCACCTCGAAGGTCCCGATCTACGACGAGGACGGCGAGACGATGGGGCTACTCGGGGCAACCAGACGGATCACCGAGCGAAAACAGGCGAAGGCAGAGCTCGAACGAAAGACCGAGCGTCTCGAACAGTTCGTCGACATCGTCAGCCACGATATCCGGAACCCGTTATCGGTCGCACGGGGCTACGCGGAGCTGATCGAGGAGCCCGACGCCGAGACCGAGTACGTCGAACAGGTCAGGCAGTCGATCGAGCGGGCAAACGCCATCCTCGACGACGTGCTGGCGCTTTCTCGACAGGGTGCGGCCGACCTCGATCCCGAGGTACTCCAGCTGTCGACCGCCGCAGAGACCGCCTGGTCACACGTCGAGACGGCCGAGGCCACGCTCTCGCTGCCCGACGAGGACCTGGAGTTCCGGGGCGACCGGTCACAGCTCGCGCGGGCGCTGGAGAATCTGTTCAAGAACGCCGTAGAACACGGCTCTACGAGCCCTGACTCGCAGGCTCAGCAGGACGCTGTGGAACACGGTTCCACAAGCCCTGACTCGAAAACTCGTCAGGACGCCGTAGAGCACGGCGGCGAGACGGTTACAATTACCGTCGAGCGGATCGAGGACGGCTTCGCAGTCGAAGATGACGGACCCGGCATCCCAGCGGAAGAGCGCGAGCGTGTCTTCGAACAGCAGTACACGACAGCCGAGACTGGAACCGGGTTTGGCCTCGCAATCGTTGAGCAGGTCATCGACGCTCACGGCTGGGAGATCGACCTGTCTGCGAGCGCTTCCGGCGGTGCCCGCTTCGAGATCACCGGCGTCGACGTCGTGGGGAGCCGAGACGACTAG
- the guaA gene encoding glutamine-hydrolyzing GMP synthase, translating to MVDVDSFITEKVTEIEDAVGDENAVIALSGGVDSSTAAALAYEAIGDQLTAVYVDTGLMRKGETEQIRETFSYMDSLRIVDAQERFLDALGETTDPEEKRHIIGEQFIREFETVAKDVDADYLVQGTIYPDRIESEGTIKSHHNVGGLPEVVDFEGIVEPMRDLYKDEVREVARELDLDALVAERMPFPGPGLAVRIIGEITAEKLEVAREANHVVEEELEEYEPWQALAAVIGKATGVKGDNRVHGWVVSVRSVESRDGMTARAQEIDWETLQRIQSRITGSHENVARVVYDVTHKPPATIEYE from the coding sequence ATGGTAGACGTAGATTCATTCATCACGGAGAAAGTCACAGAGATCGAAGACGCAGTCGGCGACGAAAACGCGGTCATCGCGCTGTCGGGCGGGGTCGACTCCTCGACTGCCGCGGCGCTGGCCTACGAGGCCATCGGCGACCAGCTCACGGCTGTGTACGTCGACACCGGCCTGATGCGCAAGGGCGAAACCGAGCAGATCCGCGAGACGTTCTCGTATATGGACTCGCTGCGGATCGTCGACGCACAGGAGCGATTTCTCGACGCGCTCGGCGAGACGACCGATCCCGAGGAGAAACGCCACATCATCGGCGAGCAGTTCATCCGGGAGTTCGAGACGGTCGCGAAAGACGTCGACGCCGACTATCTCGTGCAGGGAACGATCTACCCCGACCGGATCGAGAGCGAAGGCACGATCAAATCCCACCACAACGTCGGTGGCCTGCCCGAGGTCGTCGACTTCGAGGGGATCGTCGAGCCGATGCGTGATCTCTACAAGGACGAAGTACGGGAGGTCGCCCGCGAACTCGATCTGGACGCCCTCGTCGCCGAGCGGATGCCGTTCCCCGGCCCCGGTCTCGCCGTGCGGATCATCGGCGAGATCACCGCCGAAAAGCTCGAAGTCGCCCGTGAAGCGAACCACGTCGTCGAGGAAGAACTAGAGGAGTACGAGCCGTGGCAGGCGCTGGCCGCAGTGATCGGCAAGGCCACGGGCGTCAAAGGCGACAACCGCGTCCACGGCTGGGTCGTCTCAGTCCGGTCCGTCGAATCGCGTGACGGCATGACCGCACGCGCACAGGAGATCGACTGGGAGACGCTCCAGCGCATCCAGAGCCGGATCACTGGCTCCCACGAGAACGTCGCCCGCGTCGTCTACGACGTCACCCACAAACCGCCCGCGACCATCGAGTACGAGTAA
- a CDS encoding CTP synthase — MPTESDTEYDPTLGNKFVFVTGGVMSGLGKGITAASTGRLLKNAGFDVTAVKIDPYLNVDAGTMNPYQHGEVYVLKDGGEVDLDLGNYERFLDIDMTFDHNVTTGKTYKHVIEKERAGDYLGKTVQIIPHITDDIKRRIREAAEGTDVCLIEVGGTVGDIEGMPYLEALRQFAHEEDDDDILFTHVTLVPYSKNGEQKTKPTQHSVKELRSIGLQPDILVGRCEDRLDLDTKEKIALFCDVPMEAVFSNPDVEDIYHVPLMVEEEGLDEYVMERLGLADAALPPEERDNEWREVVTQPTTGDVEIGLVGKYGLEDAYMSIHEALKHAGLEASVDVEVTWVHSEELADGHDGQLDDLDGIVVPGGFGSRGTEGKIEAVRYARENDVPYLGLCLGFQMAVVEYARNVLGLEGAHSAEIEEDTPHPIIDILPEQYEVEDMGGTMRLGAHETDIEAGTLAHEVYGEMSCTERHRHRYEVNPEYIDELEEAGLVFSGTSNNRMEIVELADHPYFFGTQFHPEFRSRPTRASPPFVGLLDAMVEQVEDTEQTEVEL; from the coding sequence ATGCCGACCGAATCGGACACTGAGTACGACCCGACCCTCGGGAACAAGTTCGTTTTCGTCACCGGGGGCGTGATGTCGGGACTCGGCAAGGGGATTACGGCCGCCAGCACGGGCCGACTCCTGAAAAACGCCGGGTTCGACGTCACGGCAGTAAAGATCGACCCGTATCTCAATGTGGATGCGGGCACGATGAACCCCTACCAGCACGGCGAGGTGTACGTGTTAAAAGACGGCGGCGAGGTCGACCTCGATCTCGGGAACTACGAGCGGTTCCTCGACATCGACATGACCTTCGACCACAACGTCACGACGGGGAAGACGTACAAGCACGTCATCGAAAAAGAGCGCGCGGGCGATTATCTCGGCAAGACCGTCCAGATCATCCCCCACATCACCGACGACATCAAGCGGCGGATCCGCGAGGCCGCCGAGGGCACCGACGTCTGTCTCATCGAGGTCGGCGGCACAGTCGGGGACATCGAGGGGATGCCGTATCTCGAAGCGCTGCGCCAGTTCGCCCACGAGGAAGACGACGACGACATTCTCTTTACACACGTCACGCTCGTCCCCTACTCGAAAAACGGCGAGCAGAAGACCAAACCCACTCAGCACAGCGTCAAGGAACTGCGCTCGATCGGTCTCCAGCCCGACATCCTCGTCGGGCGCTGTGAGGACCGGCTGGATCTCGATACCAAAGAGAAGATCGCGCTGTTCTGTGACGTGCCGATGGAGGCCGTCTTCTCGAACCCCGACGTCGAGGACATCTATCACGTCCCGCTGATGGTCGAAGAAGAGGGTCTCGACGAGTACGTCATGGAGCGGCTCGGACTCGCCGACGCCGCGCTTCCGCCGGAGGAACGTGATAACGAGTGGCGCGAGGTCGTCACCCAGCCCACCACGGGCGATGTCGAGATCGGTCTCGTCGGCAAGTACGGCCTCGAAGACGCCTACATGTCGATCCACGAGGCGCTGAAACACGCCGGGCTCGAAGCGAGCGTCGACGTGGAGGTTACGTGGGTCCACTCCGAGGAGCTTGCGGACGGCCACGACGGCCAGCTCGATGATCTGGACGGCATCGTCGTTCCCGGTGGCTTCGGCTCCCGGGGCACGGAGGGGAAGATCGAGGCGGTCCGATACGCCCGCGAGAACGACGTCCCCTACCTCGGGCTCTGTCTCGGCTTCCAGATGGCGGTCGTCGAGTACGCCCGAAACGTCCTCGGACTGGAGGGCGCACACTCCGCCGAGATCGAGGAGGACACACCCCACCCGATCATCGACATCCTGCCCGAGCAGTACGAGGTCGAGGACATGGGCGGGACGATGCGACTGGGCGCACACGAGACCGATATCGAGGCCGGAACGCTGGCCCACGAGGTCTACGGCGAGATGTCCTGTACCGAACGCCATCGCCACCGCTACGAGGTCAACCCCGAATACATCGACGAGCTGGAAGAGGCGGGTCTCGTCTTCTCGGGTACATCCAACAATCGCATGGAGATCGTCGAACTCGCCGATCATCCCTACTTCTTCGGGACGCAGTTCCATCCCGAGTTCCGCTCGCGGCCGACGCGGGCGAGCCCGCCATTTGTCGGGCTGCTTGACGCGATGGTCGAACAGGTCGAGGACACCGAACAGACGGAGGTCGAACTATAA
- a CDS encoding DUF7260 family protein, with protein MGANTPTGPIDAARRALKRERRQLREEVDAFTAFGERVVDLDATQPTPNRPKAPVAEPTSASLQAVRDAYSETVMSVSHFELAYDESLPEHMAGELGEEVSAAVVGSQSLHPPLKRSLITTTNEAIRTRKRVLALIDGEEERLDEAERTVVDTIERIDSILDQPIDRMEFNSLRLTRERLLDLRAECDELVDERQDFLEQQRRELPDPMTGLAEYLYQYCETTFPLLAVYARLADVIDRSIERAERRLAEAS; from the coding sequence GTGGGGGCGAACACACCGACAGGACCGATCGACGCCGCAAGACGGGCGCTCAAGCGCGAGCGCCGTCAGTTGCGCGAGGAGGTCGATGCGTTCACGGCCTTCGGCGAGCGGGTGGTCGATCTCGATGCCACGCAGCCGACGCCGAACCGGCCGAAAGCGCCGGTGGCGGAACCGACCTCCGCGAGCCTGCAGGCGGTCCGGGATGCCTACTCCGAGACCGTGATGAGCGTCTCGCACTTCGAGCTTGCGTACGACGAGTCCCTGCCCGAGCACATGGCCGGCGAACTGGGCGAGGAGGTTTCCGCGGCCGTGGTCGGCAGCCAGTCGCTCCATCCACCCCTGAAACGAAGCCTCATCACGACGACGAACGAGGCGATCAGAACCCGAAAGCGGGTGCTCGCCCTGATCGACGGGGAAGAAGAGCGCCTCGACGAGGCCGAACGGACGGTGGTCGACACCATAGAGCGGATCGATTCGATCCTCGACCAGCCGATCGACCGGATGGAGTTCAACAGCCTCCGGCTCACCCGCGAACGACTCCTCGATCTCCGTGCGGAGTGTGACGAACTGGTCGACGAGCGCCAGGACTTTCTCGAACAGCAGCGCCGCGAACTGCCCGATCCAATGACCGGTCTCGCGGAGTATCTCTACCAGTACTGCGAGACGACGTTCCCGCTGCTCGCCGTGTACGCGCGTCTGGCCGACGTCATCGATCGCTCGATCGAGCGTGCCGAGCGCCGGCTCGCAGAAGCGTCGTAG
- a CDS encoding ATP-binding protein, with translation MTEHSIDDVPAALAGGRQYRRRLGDGQRVLSLDDGPAPALDILDQRTSDPDWLDIVHPDDRDAVKAVGSLNPGESVDLRYRLGTDDPVWVRDVAAVPQDHADVLDGILFDVTEDERRHQELKTESHLLDQLFESIPVHLYVKDDDGVHLRVSDHLEKRVEFVGKTDAEIAADSDPRGERGLRDDRQVIESGEPILDQEEYLPGLDQWSLTSKVPWTDENGEVQGIIGVSRDITERKRAEKQLREETDRLEEFADIVAHDIRNPLTAALGRLELAESTGDPAHLDETIDALDQADAIIDDVLTLARHDPDIDPEWVSLQRLCHGAAHSITAPRAKIDFPADREVLADRSQLRRLLENLFTNAVQHGGTEVRIDVELLDEGFAVADDGPGISQEERERVFEESYTTHPDGTGFGLPIVAEIVEAHGWQIHLTSPESGGTRIEITGVERRDADR, from the coding sequence ATGACAGAGCACAGCATCGACGACGTGCCTGCAGCGCTCGCCGGCGGTCGCCAGTACCGCCGCCGTCTGGGCGACGGCCAGCGTGTGCTGTCGCTGGACGACGGCCCTGCTCCAGCACTCGACATCCTCGACCAGCGGACCTCGGACCCCGACTGGCTCGATATCGTCCATCCCGACGACCGGGATGCAGTGAAGGCGGTCGGATCCCTGAACCCGGGCGAGAGCGTCGACCTGCGCTATCGGCTCGGGACCGACGATCCGGTCTGGGTGCGTGATGTCGCCGCAGTGCCGCAGGATCACGCAGACGTGCTCGATGGTATCCTGTTCGATGTCACCGAGGACGAGCGACGACACCAGGAGCTCAAAACGGAGTCGCACCTGCTCGACCAGCTCTTCGAGTCGATCCCGGTTCATCTCTATGTGAAAGACGACGATGGAGTCCACCTGCGCGTGAGCGACCACCTCGAAAAGCGAGTGGAGTTCGTGGGCAAAACCGATGCCGAGATCGCTGCGGACAGCGATCCGCGTGGGGAGCGCGGTCTCCGTGACGATAGACAGGTCATCGAGTCCGGCGAGCCGATCCTCGATCAGGAGGAGTACCTGCCGGGGCTCGATCAGTGGAGCCTCACCTCGAAAGTGCCCTGGACCGACGAGAACGGCGAGGTGCAGGGGATCATCGGCGTCTCGCGAGACATCACCGAGCGCAAGCGCGCCGAAAAGCAGCTCCGCGAGGAAACCGACCGGTTAGAGGAGTTTGCCGATATCGTCGCCCACGACATCCGAAACCCGCTCACGGCGGCGCTTGGTCGGCTCGAACTCGCGGAATCAACCGGTGATCCGGCACATCTCGATGAGACCATCGACGCGCTCGATCAGGCTGATGCCATCATCGACGACGTGTTGACGCTCGCTCGCCACGACCCCGACATCGATCCGGAATGGGTCTCCCTCCAGCGGCTCTGTCACGGTGCGGCCCACTCGATTACCGCGCCACGCGCCAAGATCGACTTCCCCGCGGACCGGGAGGTGCTGGCCGACCGTTCCCAGCTCCGTCGGCTGCTCGAAAACCTGTTTACCAACGCGGTCCAGCACGGCGGCACGGAGGTTCGGATCGACGTCGAGCTGCTGGACGAGGGCTTTGCCGTCGCCGACGACGGCCCCGGTATTTCTCAGGAAGAGCGCGAGCGAGTGTTCGAGGAATCGTACACGACACATCCCGACGGGACGGGCTTTGGCCTGCCGATCGTCGCCGAAATCGTCGAGGCTCACGGCTGGCAGATTCATCTCACGAGCCCCGAGAGCGGCGGCACACGGATCGAAATTACCGGCGTCGAGCGACGAGATGCCGACCGATAG
- a CDS encoding DUF7126 family protein, producing the protein MYAILAGPDPDDLGEQLREQGVEVTAIDGLATRPKLEEAGVHRAALLVLTDVEQATAIAIAKDINDDVRAVVYDRQSLPEFASAQTDLAVDPELLGAETVAEELAAE; encoded by the coding sequence ATGTACGCGATTCTCGCAGGTCCCGACCCGGACGATCTGGGCGAACAGCTCCGTGAGCAGGGCGTCGAAGTCACAGCGATCGATGGCCTGGCCACCCGTCCCAAACTCGAAGAAGCGGGCGTCCACCGGGCCGCATTGCTGGTCCTCACTGATGTCGAGCAGGCGACGGCGATTGCGATCGCGAAGGACATCAACGACGACGTCCGAGCAGTCGTCTACGACCGCCAGTCCCTGCCGGAGTTCGCCAGCGCACAGACGGATCTCGCGGTCGATCCCGAGCTGCTGGGGGCCGAAACGGTTGCTGAAGAACTGGCAGCGGAATAG
- a CDS encoding PAS domain-containing sensor histidine kinase produces the protein MFDSPLKAVVDETPGTVYRRSSSRPQPVERATPGLQELLGLEASDLDGDERGWLDIVVEDDRPALVDVVSEPPREDVETISYRIETDCGDERWVRDRFRAVSDEQIEGFVVDVTSSMQERRELKAEVNRLDTVFESIPAHVYVKDRDGRHVRVSKHLEFAEDVVGKTDLEVEGIADEHIEESYADDMRVVEEDVAIIDKEEYLPEIQQWNRTSKQPLRVDDEVVGLVGITRRITDRKLTEQELQRRTGRLEEFAEALTHDIRNPLNIARGHAELAMETGDQSHVNEVVASLDRMDEIIDDVIALSQAEGVDLDTTTVLISDVCQDAWRSVSAIDASLSLPDQEILVEADRSQLSRVLENLFRNSVKHAGSDVSIEVEAVESGGAVTGFAVEDDGPGIPPDERENVFETQYTIADNGSGVGLSIVTDIVEAHNWTISVTDGADGGARFEITGVE, from the coding sequence ATGTTCGATTCACCGCTCAAAGCCGTCGTTGACGAGACGCCAGGAACCGTGTACCGACGGTCCAGTTCCCGACCACAGCCAGTCGAGCGAGCGACGCCCGGCCTGCAGGAGCTTTTGGGCCTCGAAGCGTCCGATCTCGACGGCGACGAGCGGGGCTGGCTCGATATCGTCGTCGAGGACGACCGACCGGCGCTCGTCGACGTGGTGAGCGAGCCGCCACGAGAGGATGTCGAGACGATTTCCTACCGGATCGAGACCGACTGTGGTGACGAACGCTGGGTCCGTGACCGATTTCGGGCAGTCTCGGACGAGCAGATCGAGGGATTCGTCGTCGATGTTACGTCGTCGATGCAGGAGCGACGTGAACTCAAAGCGGAGGTCAACCGGCTCGATACGGTCTTCGAGTCCATCCCGGCCCACGTCTACGTCAAGGATCGCGATGGCCGTCACGTCCGGGTGAGCAAGCATCTCGAGTTCGCGGAGGATGTGGTGGGAAAAACGGATCTAGAAGTCGAGGGGATCGCGGACGAACACATCGAGGAGAGCTACGCCGATGATATGCGGGTGGTCGAGGAGGACGTCGCGATCATCGACAAAGAAGAGTATCTGCCGGAGATCCAGCAGTGGAATCGGACGTCGAAACAGCCGCTCCGTGTCGACGATGAGGTGGTCGGACTTGTCGGGATCACACGGCGGATTACTGACCGGAAACTGACAGAGCAGGAGCTACAGCGGCGGACTGGGCGGTTAGAGGAGTTTGCAGAGGCGCTCACACACGACATCAGGAACCCGTTGAATATCGCCAGAGGACACGCCGAGCTCGCCATGGAGACCGGCGATCAATCACACGTCAACGAAGTCGTCGCATCTCTCGATCGGATGGACGAGATCATCGACGATGTCATTGCACTCTCACAGGCTGAGGGAGTCGATCTCGACACCACGACGGTGTTGATATCCGATGTCTGTCAGGATGCATGGCGGAGTGTCAGCGCGATCGATGCCTCACTGTCGCTGCCGGATCAAGAAATCCTCGTGGAGGCAGATCGGTCACAGCTATCCAGAGTCCTCGAAAACCTGTTCAGAAACTCCGTCAAGCACGCCGGGTCCGACGTTTCGATCGAGGTCGAAGCGGTCGAATCCGGCGGTGCCGTAACTGGATTCGCAGTCGAGGACGACGGACCCGGGATCCCTCCTGATGAGCGCGAAAACGTCTTCGAGACACAGTACACCATCGCGGACAATGGCTCCGGGGTTGGCCTCTCAATCGTGACGGATATCGTCGAGGCACATAACTGGACGATCTCGGTTACTGACGGGGCGGACGGCGGCGCACGCTTCGAGATCACCGGCGTCGAATGA